Proteins from one Erysipelothrix larvae genomic window:
- a CDS encoding histidine phosphatase family protein, translating to MKIVLVRHGYTVGNDLGLYTGWSNTLLSEKGIEELKGYRDEYDYPKTDRYYTSDLQRTIDTFKLLYGEETPITESTFAFREINFGEYEDVRWDKVATPYNDNYVKNQPHVQGETISQVSLRLFGKLTAVLCEMIDNNEDSVTIVCHSGVIRTILMFLMPCSFDNYYDIETHNGLGYILNIDFDEKNHYITLNDFEAIRKK from the coding sequence ATGAAAATTGTATTAGTTAGACATGGTTATACTGTTGGAAATGATTTAGGGCTCTATACAGGATGGTCCAATACATTGTTATCTGAGAAGGGAATTGAGGAGTTGAAAGGATATCGAGATGAATATGATTATCCAAAGACAGATCGCTATTATACCTCGGATTTACAACGTACCATTGACACCTTTAAGTTACTCTATGGTGAAGAAACACCAATCACAGAATCTACATTTGCATTTCGTGAAATTAACTTTGGGGAATACGAAGATGTTCGTTGGGACAAAGTAGCGACACCTTACAACGATAACTATGTTAAGAATCAACCCCATGTTCAAGGAGAAACAATTTCTCAAGTAAGCTTAAGATTATTTGGGAAATTAACAGCTGTGTTGTGTGAAATGATTGATAATAATGAAGATTCCGTGACCATAGTATGTCACTCAGGCGTTATTCGTACCATTCTTATGTTCTTGATGCCTTGCTCATTTGACAATTATTATGATATTGAGACACATAATGGATTAGGGTATATTCTAAATATTGATTTTGATGAGAAGAATCATTATATAACATTAAATGATTTTGAAGCAATTCGTAAAAAGTAA
- a CDS encoding ZIP family metal transporter: MIDKISTLDPILLALMATLFTWGVTALGAALVFFFKQINAKVLNTMLGFASGVMIAASFWSLLAPSIEMAEGLGYIPWLVAAIGFMAGGLFLLATDKLLPHLHMNHDTRDAEGIKTSWQRSVLLVLAITLHNIPEGLAVGVAFGAAASGASTATVGSAIALAIGIGLQNFPEGAAVSIPLRREGFSRWKAFVYGQASGIVEPVAGVLGALLVTVMQPILPFALAFAAGAMIYVVVEELIPEAQSAKDTSHSDLATMGAMIGFCIMMILDVALG; encoded by the coding sequence ATGATTGATAAGATAAGTACTCTGGACCCGATATTGTTGGCGTTAATGGCAACTCTATTTACGTGGGGTGTCACCGCATTAGGCGCTGCACTTGTGTTTTTCTTTAAGCAGATTAATGCGAAAGTATTGAATACAATGTTAGGTTTTGCATCAGGGGTTATGATTGCAGCAAGTTTTTGGTCACTCTTAGCACCATCCATTGAGATGGCAGAAGGACTTGGTTATATTCCATGGTTAGTTGCGGCAATTGGATTTATGGCTGGAGGCTTATTTTTACTCGCAACGGATAAACTCTTACCGCACTTACATATGAATCATGATACACGTGATGCTGAAGGGATTAAAACCAGTTGGCAACGAAGTGTATTATTAGTACTTGCAATCACGCTTCATAACATACCAGAAGGTTTGGCTGTGGGTGTGGCATTTGGTGCTGCAGCAAGTGGCGCTTCAACAGCAACAGTTGGGAGTGCAATTGCGCTTGCAATTGGGATTGGGCTTCAAAACTTTCCAGAAGGCGCAGCGGTTTCGATCCCCTTAAGACGTGAAGGATTTTCACGATGGAAAGCCTTTGTCTATGGACAAGCATCAGGAATTGTAGAACCAGTTGCTGGGGTATTGGGGGCACTTCTTGTTACAGTGATGCAACCCATTCTTCCTTTTGCACTCGCATTTGCAGCAGGAGCTATGATCTATGTTGTCGTTGAGGAATTGATTCCAGAAGCACAAAGTGCAAAGGACACATCACACTCTGACCTTGCAACAATGGGTGCAATGATTGGATTTTGCATCATGATGATTCTTGATGTGGCACTTGGGTAA
- a CDS encoding glycoside hydrolase family 1 protein — MNKKTNRFPENFLWGSASAAYQVEGAYNEDGKGPSVWDNFTRIEGKTFKGTNGDIAVDHYHRYKEDVQLMKEQGLKAYRFSVAWSRVLPTGRGEVNEMGIEFYNNLIDELIANDITPVLTIYHWDLPQALYDEYQGWESRKIIEDFTNYAKLLFERFGDRVKYWVSLNEQNIFVMHGYLMGSHPPGYKNPKLAFQVNHHANLANASVINAYHEGGYQGKIGPSFAYGPVYPKDCDPKNVLAHENAKALQNDFWTDVYVWGRYPRLVMNQLKKVGLDFEVTEADQKLLESAKPDFMGINYYQSGTVEMMPLDEVLEQSKPNYEGKKGTTKSTGLPGFFKTTPNPYLETTNWDWAIDPIGLHISLRRLYERYDLPLLITENGLGEYDKLEEGDKVHDGYRIDYLKKHCLAIHDALEEGIPVLGYCTWSYTDLLSWLNGYQKRYGFVFVNREEAEGSDLRRIKKDSYFWYQDVIATNGSNLFED, encoded by the coding sequence ATGAATAAGAAAACAAATAGGTTCCCTGAGAACTTTTTATGGGGTTCAGCATCAGCTGCTTATCAAGTAGAGGGTGCATATAATGAAGATGGTAAAGGGCCTTCAGTTTGGGATAACTTTACACGCATTGAAGGGAAAACCTTCAAGGGAACAAATGGTGATATCGCTGTAGATCATTATCACCGTTATAAAGAGGATGTTCAGTTAATGAAGGAACAAGGCCTCAAGGCATATCGTTTCTCAGTAGCATGGAGTCGCGTCCTTCCTACAGGGCGTGGCGAAGTAAATGAGATGGGAATTGAGTTCTACAACAATCTCATCGATGAGTTAATTGCAAATGATATTACTCCAGTACTCACAATTTATCACTGGGATTTACCACAAGCTTTATATGATGAGTACCAAGGGTGGGAAAGCAGAAAGATTATAGAAGACTTTACAAACTACGCGAAACTACTCTTTGAGCGCTTTGGTGACCGTGTAAAATATTGGGTTTCACTGAATGAGCAAAACATCTTTGTAATGCATGGCTATTTAATGGGTTCACACCCTCCAGGATATAAAAATCCAAAACTTGCATTCCAAGTTAACCACCACGCAAACCTTGCGAATGCCTCTGTAATTAATGCATACCATGAAGGTGGATACCAAGGGAAAATTGGACCAAGCTTTGCATATGGTCCAGTGTATCCGAAAGATTGTGATCCAAAAAATGTCTTGGCGCATGAAAATGCAAAAGCACTTCAAAATGATTTCTGGACTGATGTTTATGTGTGGGGACGCTATCCACGTCTTGTGATGAATCAGTTGAAAAAGGTTGGTTTGGATTTTGAAGTAACTGAAGCCGATCAAAAACTTCTTGAATCTGCAAAACCAGACTTTATGGGAATTAATTACTATCAATCAGGTACTGTTGAAATGATGCCTTTAGATGAAGTTCTAGAACAATCGAAACCAAACTACGAAGGAAAAAAAGGAACAACAAAGAGTACAGGACTACCTGGGTTCTTTAAAACGACTCCAAACCCATATTTAGAAACAACAAACTGGGATTGGGCAATTGATCCGATTGGGCTTCATATTTCTCTGCGCCGTCTTTATGAACGCTATGATTTACCACTCCTCATTACTGAAAATGGACTCGGGGAGTATGATAAATTAGAAGAAGGCGATAAAGTGCATGATGGCTATCGTATTGATTATCTTAAGAAACATTGCCTGGCAATTCACGATGCGCTAGAGGAAGGAATTCCAGTTTTAGGCTATTGCACTTGGAGTTACACGGACTTGTTGAGCTGGCTTAATGGTTATCAAAAACGCTATGGCTTTGTATTTGTAAACCGTGAAGAAGCTGAAGGCAGTGACTTGAGACGAATTAAGAAGGATAGTTACTTCTGGTATCAAGATGTAATTGCGACAAATGGATCAAATCTGTTTGAAGACTAA
- a CDS encoding YdcF family protein → MKKKLKRILIGFISLGIIYGLFIFGLILSTYREVPPKGVEVMIVLGARVKGENPAIPTRVLQERLDTAYQYLVDNPETVVIVTGGQGENESEPEGVVMGRTLVEKGIDPTRIYIEQTSTSTIENIENALQIIKTDTAIIVSNDYHIYRAKRTARNAGIETVYGLAAPSTTIATFSSYLREIVALGYHLIFSH, encoded by the coding sequence ATGAAAAAGAAACTAAAACGCATTCTTATTGGATTTATCAGTCTTGGCATAATATATGGCTTGTTTATATTCGGGCTTATTTTGAGTACATATCGTGAAGTGCCTCCTAAAGGTGTTGAAGTAATGATTGTTTTAGGTGCAAGAGTAAAAGGAGAAAATCCCGCAATACCTACGCGTGTCTTACAAGAACGTCTCGATACAGCGTACCAATACCTCGTGGATAACCCTGAAACGGTTGTGATTGTAACAGGTGGACAGGGAGAAAACGAGTCAGAGCCTGAAGGTGTTGTGATGGGACGGACTTTAGTAGAGAAAGGAATCGACCCGACACGGATCTATATCGAACAGACTTCAACTTCTACAATTGAGAATATTGAAAATGCGTTGCAAATCATCAAAACGGATACAGCAATTATTGTATCCAATGATTATCATATTTATAGAGCGAAGCGAACTGCAAGAAATGCTGGTATTGAGACTGTGTATGGTCTCGCAGCACCTTCAACAACCATCGCAACATTTAGTTCGTATTTGCGAGAAATTGTTGCATTAGGATATCATTTGATTTTTTCTCATTAA
- a CDS encoding coenzyme F420-0:L-glutamate ligase, translating into MDRKIGTVSRGIRCPIIKEGDNLVDIVVDSVTSAQESGQFTISDRDIVCITESIVARAQGNYASIDAIAQDVHNKFKDEIVGITFPILSRNRFSTVLKGIARGSKHIVLMLSYPSDEVGNALLSFEDLDKAKINPYSDTLTLEQFKEHFGSPIHPFTGMDYVSYYKEVIEKEDCEATIIFSNHATKILDYTKHVLTCDIHTRARTKQQLLDGGAKTVYGLDDILSSPINGSGYNDAYGLLGSNKATEDSVKLFPRDGFSFVDQVQKRFLDETGKHIEVMIFGDGAFKDPMGKIWELADPTVAPGYTQGLEGTPNELKLKYLADNEFKDLTGEALRNAIMESIHRKADNLVGSMAAQGTTPRRLVDLIGSLCDLTSGSGDKGTPVIHIQGYFDNYASE; encoded by the coding sequence ATGGACAGAAAAATAGGAACAGTTTCTCGTGGCATTCGCTGCCCAATAATTAAAGAAGGTGACAACCTTGTTGACATCGTAGTCGACAGTGTTACCAGTGCTCAAGAAAGCGGTCAATTTACAATAAGCGATCGTGATATTGTTTGTATCACTGAATCAATCGTTGCACGTGCTCAAGGCAATTATGCAAGCATTGATGCAATTGCTCAAGACGTACATAACAAGTTCAAAGATGAAATCGTTGGGATTACATTTCCAATTTTATCAAGAAATCGATTCTCTACTGTGTTAAAAGGGATTGCACGCGGATCAAAGCACATTGTGTTGATGCTTAGCTATCCATCAGACGAAGTTGGGAATGCTTTACTTTCTTTTGAAGATCTTGATAAAGCAAAAATTAACCCATACAGCGATACACTAACACTCGAACAATTTAAAGAACACTTTGGATCTCCGATTCATCCATTTACAGGTATGGACTATGTGTCATACTATAAAGAAGTTATTGAAAAAGAGGATTGTGAAGCAACAATCATCTTCAGCAATCATGCTACAAAAATTCTAGACTACACAAAACACGTGCTCACTTGTGATATTCATACACGCGCACGTACTAAACAACAACTCCTTGATGGAGGTGCAAAAACCGTTTATGGACTCGACGATATTTTGTCATCCCCAATAAATGGCAGTGGGTATAATGATGCATACGGTCTTTTGGGTTCAAACAAAGCGACCGAAGATTCCGTAAAACTCTTCCCACGTGATGGGTTTTCGTTTGTTGATCAAGTTCAAAAACGTTTCCTTGACGAAACGGGAAAACACATTGAAGTAATGATTTTTGGAGATGGTGCTTTTAAAGACCCAATGGGTAAAATCTGGGAACTCGCAGATCCAACTGTAGCCCCTGGTTACACACAAGGCCTTGAAGGAACACCAAACGAACTCAAGCTTAAATATCTTGCAGATAATGAGTTTAAAGACCTTACTGGTGAAGCGCTACGGAATGCGATAATGGAATCAATCCATCGCAAAGCTGACAACCTTGTTGGAAGCATGGCTGCACAAGGTACGACACCGCGTCGTCTTGTAGACCTCATTGGATCACTGTGTGACTTAACAAGTGGTTCTGGAGATAAGGGAACCCCTGTTATCCACATCCAAGGTTACTTTGATAATTATGCTTCAGAATAA
- a CDS encoding glycerol dehydrogenase — protein sequence MSRIFISPSRYIQGNNVLSTHLNAIQELGNNALLVCDDFVYNLVGQTLETDLQALGMQIIVAHFKGESSQQAIQSLCDNAHKASIDCVIGLGGGKTLDVSKAISNQMHVPIAILPTTAATDAPTSAISVIYSKDGTIDHYQHYAKSPDLVLVDTGIICKAPPRLFASGIADAMSTWVEAQSVIKANGTTLVGASPTLAAQAIAKQCEAVLFKYGLEAMEACINNTVTQAFEDVVEANTLLSGLGFESCGLAAAHAIHNGFSTLQGDIQTLTHGEIVAYTTLTQLVLEKRPMEDLDRYITFYQALNLPTTLKDLKLEHASYDTLLKVGQHATKENETIHQMGHNYTANDVTDALFALDKYVRTHHS from the coding sequence ATGTCTCGTATATTTATAAGCCCATCACGATACATTCAAGGTAATAATGTATTATCAACACACCTTAATGCCATTCAAGAGCTTGGAAACAACGCACTCTTAGTCTGCGACGATTTTGTCTATAATCTTGTCGGTCAAACACTCGAAACAGACCTTCAAGCATTGGGAATGCAAATCATTGTGGCGCATTTCAAGGGTGAATCTTCACAGCAAGCAATCCAGTCACTTTGCGATAACGCACACAAAGCATCCATCGATTGTGTGATTGGACTGGGTGGTGGTAAAACCCTGGATGTTTCAAAAGCAATCAGCAATCAAATGCATGTTCCTATTGCGATTTTACCAACCACTGCTGCAACCGATGCTCCAACCTCAGCGATATCGGTAATCTACTCCAAAGACGGTACCATCGACCATTATCAGCATTACGCAAAGAGCCCTGATCTCGTCTTAGTGGATACTGGGATTATCTGCAAAGCACCCCCAAGGCTTTTCGCATCAGGTATTGCAGATGCAATGTCAACCTGGGTCGAAGCACAATCCGTTATCAAAGCTAACGGCACAACATTGGTCGGTGCAAGTCCAACCCTTGCAGCTCAAGCGATTGCGAAACAATGCGAAGCTGTTCTCTTTAAATACGGACTTGAAGCGATGGAAGCTTGCATAAACAACACCGTCACGCAAGCCTTTGAAGACGTCGTGGAAGCCAACACACTCCTTAGTGGACTGGGCTTTGAAAGCTGTGGATTAGCTGCTGCTCATGCGATACATAATGGATTCAGCACACTTCAAGGTGACATTCAAACCCTAACACACGGTGAAATCGTAGCCTACACAACCTTGACACAACTCGTACTTGAAAAAAGACCAATGGAAGACCTTGATCGTTATATCACCTTTTATCAAGCCCTCAATCTTCCAACAACACTCAAAGACTTGAAGCTTGAGCATGCGTCCTATGACACACTCCTTAAGGTTGGACAACATGCCACGAAAGAGAATGAAACCATTCATCAAATGGGACATAATTACACAGCAAATGATGTTACGGATGCATTATTTGCACTCGATAAGTATGTAAGAACCCATCATTCATAG
- a CDS encoding ArsR/SmtB family transcription factor: protein MITINTKPNLAFEAYTFILRKLNNSERYAHTTHAEFKANIDAIYDESTPLFDALFHEKETIRSLFTDLNDVLKINNLLPYYYFYSKHRSEQTPNQSHSIREDMYKYITNLHDLASDEPCDKDASAFHIIQGLNLEIGDKWHLMNFYENSETLYPQYESIMDTVIDFITPYLTHFDSYLNDFNHEWQTIDQSTGLKNHFKDMYKITINDSENITLSPSILGCNQGVFIDSEIFIGVLLNTSVLKRNTLTFESVTRILKLLGDPTKSSILQLLHHKKMYGKELANETGLTPATISYHMQELINEQLISITTQDSSNRIYYQLNNEMLLGALDFAQSMFH from the coding sequence ATGATTACAATTAATACAAAACCAAATTTAGCATTCGAAGCCTACACTTTCATTCTTAGAAAACTTAACAACAGTGAACGTTACGCACACACCACACACGCAGAGTTCAAAGCGAACATTGATGCAATATACGACGAATCCACGCCCCTATTCGATGCATTATTTCATGAAAAAGAAACGATTCGCTCGCTGTTTACAGATTTAAATGATGTACTAAAAATAAATAATTTACTCCCTTATTATTATTTCTATTCCAAACATCGATCTGAACAAACCCCGAATCAATCACATTCAATCCGGGAAGACATGTATAAATATATTACGAACCTCCACGATCTCGCCAGTGATGAACCTTGCGATAAGGATGCGTCTGCTTTTCACATCATTCAAGGACTTAATCTTGAAATCGGAGATAAATGGCATTTAATGAATTTCTATGAGAATTCTGAAACACTGTATCCACAGTATGAATCAATCATGGACACAGTCATCGACTTTATCACCCCTTATCTCACACACTTTGATTCTTACCTTAACGACTTCAACCATGAGTGGCAGACAATTGACCAATCAACCGGCCTCAAAAACCACTTCAAAGACATGTATAAAATTACAATCAATGATTCTGAAAACATTACACTGAGTCCAAGCATCCTTGGCTGTAATCAAGGTGTCTTTATCGATTCAGAAATCTTTATCGGTGTCTTACTGAATACATCCGTATTAAAACGAAACACCCTCACGTTTGAAAGTGTAACTCGAATCCTTAAATTACTGGGAGATCCAACCAAATCATCGATTCTCCAACTCTTACACCATAAAAAAATGTACGGCAAAGAGCTTGCAAATGAGACTGGGCTTACCCCAGCAACAATCTCGTACCACATGCAAGAACTCATCAACGAACAACTTATTTCGATCACAACCCAAGATTCAAGCAATCGTATTTATTATCAACTCAACAATGAGATGCTTCTTGGAGCTCTTGATTTCGCGCAAAGTATGTTCCACTAA
- a CDS encoding ABC transporter ATP-binding protein has protein sequence MNKKKIFHTLYRISKLGSYAFLLSIFGSMIGGFINYLFSFIIGELSRVAVQQATLQHFDMNPFITLGLISILALPLLLCGQTMTVAGGLRAENNLKTIVVSNTLSHDEKEIKDTHTGDLMARLTSDAAVIEDFYFQGLNYRVINPFVSGLASLITIFALNIPLGFVSIVFGLITFLASSRFAPSIQKAAQHMRAFTSSSTRIISEILSNEETIRLSNAQEHFLKIYHEENTRLKDASVKTDTYSISAESLNSTLSIATQITYLIICAYLSLNHNFDFASILVLIRLQPHVSYAFGNLSASWNYFVEISVSAHRILEVIDTQQEDTRNHNPILNLDEMTPPSITFDHVTFSYTQGQSLFNDLSLEIPSNQTIAFVGESGSGKSSLFQLLLGFYNPTSGVIKLNNHRLSDFSLDSCRSHMIYIQQEAPLFNRTIYENIALGSKLPPDSITQTMVEQAAKEANIHEFIQSLPQGYDTKVGENANQISGGQKQRIAIARAFMSDAPILIMDEPTSALDSESETLIQEALNRLKTRKTVLIAAHRLSTIKEADSIIVLDHGKIIEEGSHQELLKKKGTYYNYARLQSKLGALETGNL, from the coding sequence ATGAATAAGAAGAAAATTTTCCACACACTTTATCGCATCAGCAAACTTGGTTCATACGCTTTTCTTCTTTCAATTTTTGGAAGCATGATTGGTGGTTTCATAAATTATCTCTTCTCATTTATCATTGGTGAGCTTTCTCGTGTTGCCGTCCAACAAGCAACACTTCAACATTTTGATATGAACCCCTTCATTACGTTAGGACTCATTTCAATCCTTGCACTCCCCCTTTTACTCTGTGGTCAAACGATGACAGTAGCGGGTGGTTTAAGAGCTGAAAATAATTTGAAAACAATTGTTGTATCAAATACCCTATCGCATGATGAAAAGGAAATTAAAGATACACATACCGGCGATTTAATGGCCCGATTAACCAGTGATGCTGCAGTCATCGAAGACTTCTACTTCCAAGGACTCAACTACCGCGTCATTAATCCCTTCGTATCTGGGCTCGCATCTCTTATCACAATCTTTGCCCTTAACATTCCCTTGGGATTTGTATCCATTGTATTTGGATTGATTACCTTTCTTGCATCCTCACGATTTGCACCATCAATCCAAAAAGCAGCCCAACACATGCGCGCATTTACCAGCTCATCAACACGAATCATCTCTGAAATCTTATCGAATGAAGAAACCATTCGTCTCTCAAATGCTCAAGAACACTTTCTAAAAATTTACCACGAAGAAAACACAAGATTAAAAGATGCCAGTGTGAAAACCGATACCTATAGCATCTCTGCTGAATCATTAAACAGCACGCTTTCAATTGCAACACAAATTACGTATCTCATAATCTGTGCCTATTTATCACTCAATCACAACTTCGACTTCGCAAGTATCTTAGTCTTAATTCGACTTCAACCTCACGTTTCCTATGCTTTTGGTAACTTAAGCGCAAGCTGGAACTACTTTGTGGAAATCTCAGTTTCCGCACATCGTATTTTGGAAGTCATTGACACTCAACAAGAAGACACCCGAAATCACAATCCAATCCTTAACCTGGATGAGATGACCCCACCATCGATTACCTTTGATCACGTGACTTTTAGCTATACACAAGGTCAATCCCTCTTCAATGACCTATCGCTTGAAATCCCATCCAATCAAACCATTGCTTTTGTTGGGGAATCGGGAAGTGGTAAATCATCACTCTTCCAGCTACTCTTAGGTTTCTATAATCCTACTTCAGGTGTCATCAAGTTAAACAATCACAGACTCAGTGATTTCTCACTGGACTCGTGTCGAAGTCATATGATTTATATTCAACAAGAAGCACCTTTGTTTAATCGTACAATCTATGAAAACATCGCATTGGGATCAAAACTTCCACCTGATTCCATCACCCAAACGATGGTCGAACAAGCAGCAAAAGAGGCAAACATTCATGAATTTATCCAGTCTTTACCACAAGGCTACGATACAAAGGTTGGAGAAAACGCAAATCAAATATCTGGCGGTCAGAAACAACGCATTGCGATTGCACGTGCTTTTATGAGCGACGCACCGATTTTGATTATGGATGAACCAACATCTGCTTTAGATTCTGAGTCAGAAACACTCATTCAAGAAGCCCTAAACCGTCTTAAAACACGAAAAACTGTGCTAATAGCAGCACATCGTTTGTCCACAATTAAAGAAGCCGATAGCATTATCGTTTTAGACCATGGTAAAATTATTGAAGAAGGATCCCATCAAGAACTCTTGAAAAAGAAAGGGACCTACTATAACTATGCACGCCTTCAAAGCAAGCTTGGTGCATTAGAAACAGGTAACCTATGA
- a CDS encoding ABC transporter ATP-binding protein, translating to MISTLNRLIKVGNQTKKVINLCILYTNIGLLSIITTGAIGSITQHTLAFDSQSMRNGVLVLIVASVLETLITWISNVQKVTMKQSLLVAFKDKTAQSILKSEFSYSQSLEKGDIIGRLSSDLSSIATASEMSITIIRSTILLVITLIGMAYFDMRLMAAFAITIPLYFLVGWFIVAKSTGNIVPWKNAMGETNALIQELLSNRSTIKAFTLKFTTLGWLKDALNKSASLGIRGISKLYLMNLPQLVMMNLPYFLIAIVGVYAASTNTLSVSALVSTFLLAQIAYGLLSDISNSTQNIPQLLASTQRIFPIWDTPSEPSGTALPTNTQSQPIIQFDNVTFSYPTSPETTILNKLSFTLFEGEHIGLVGTSGSGKSTIFKLLSGLYTPSSGCIRVYGVDINDWDKTHLRNTLSIISQNTYLFEDTLFSNLQIACPSLNEAQALKALKAVNLEAFVQTLPDGLMSNLGEKGSKLSGGQRQRISIARSILKDSPIVLYDEVTSALDAESEQAIDQLIMSNKKTKTQLIIAHRFSTIKDMDRILVLDKGRVVEEGTHTSLIKNNALYKKLYTKQGDLTHE from the coding sequence ATGATATCAACACTCAATCGTTTAATCAAAGTTGGTAATCAAACCAAGAAAGTCATCAACTTGTGCATACTTTATACAAATATTGGGCTTTTAAGCATTATCACAACTGGTGCGATCGGCTCAATCACACAACATACTTTGGCCTTTGATTCTCAAAGTATGCGAAACGGTGTCCTCGTTCTCATTGTTGCTTCAGTTCTTGAAACATTGATAACCTGGATATCAAACGTGCAAAAAGTCACAATGAAACAATCACTTCTTGTTGCATTCAAAGACAAAACAGCGCAGTCCATTTTAAAATCTGAATTTAGCTATTCTCAGTCATTAGAGAAAGGTGATATTATTGGGAGGCTGAGTTCGGACTTAAGCTCAATTGCAACGGCTTCTGAAATGTCCATCACCATTATTCGTTCGACAATCCTTTTGGTGATAACATTAATTGGCATGGCGTATTTTGATATGCGCTTAATGGCTGCATTCGCAATCACAATTCCCCTATACTTTTTGGTGGGATGGTTTATCGTAGCCAAGTCTACCGGGAATATCGTACCTTGGAAAAATGCAATGGGAGAAACCAACGCCCTGATTCAAGAACTCCTTTCAAATCGAAGCACCATTAAAGCATTTACACTGAAATTCACCACCCTAGGTTGGCTTAAAGACGCATTAAATAAAAGTGCATCATTAGGAATCCGAGGCATTAGCAAACTTTACCTTATGAACCTACCACAACTCGTCATGATGAACCTTCCGTACTTCCTAATTGCAATTGTCGGTGTTTATGCAGCCTCCACAAATACTTTAAGTGTGAGCGCCCTTGTTTCTACATTTTTACTGGCACAAATTGCATATGGATTATTGTCCGATATCTCAAACTCTACCCAAAACATACCCCAACTCCTTGCCTCAACGCAGCGGATTTTCCCTATTTGGGATACACCTTCTGAACCATCAGGCACTGCACTTCCCACAAATACACAATCACAACCCATCATCCAATTTGACAACGTAACCTTTAGTTACCCTACATCTCCTGAGACCACAATTCTCAACAAGCTCTCATTCACCCTTTTTGAAGGCGAACACATTGGCCTTGTAGGAACCAGCGGATCTGGAAAGTCAACCATCTTTAAACTCTTGAGCGGGCTGTATACCCCCAGTTCTGGATGCATTAGGGTCTACGGTGTTGACATAAACGATTGGGACAAGACACACCTCAGAAACACCTTATCAATCATTTCTCAAAACACATATTTATTTGAGGATACACTCTTTAGTAACCTTCAAATTGCCTGTCCTTCGCTAAATGAAGCACAAGCATTGAAGGCATTGAAAGCAGTGAATCTTGAGGCTTTTGTCCAGACACTTCCGGATGGATTAATGAGCAATCTTGGTGAGAAAGGGTCGAAATTGTCTGGGGGACAACGACAACGTATCTCCATCGCACGATCCATTCTCAAAGATTCCCCAATTGTTTTGTATGATGAAGTAACCTCTGCCTTGGATGCTGAGTCCGAACAAGCTATAGACCAACTTATCATGTCCAACAAAAAAACAAAAACACAACTTATCATTGCACACCGCTTCTCTACCATCAAAGATATGGATCGAATTCTTGTGCTTGACAAGGGTCGAGTTGTCGAAGAGGGTACCCACACATCACTCATCAAAAACAATGCACTCTATAAGAAGCTCTACACAAAACAAGGAGACTTGACTCATGAATAA
- a CDS encoding IS66 family transposase encodes MGEAINYNLNQFETFERVLLNGRLAIDNNICENSIRPFTVGRSNWLFSNTTSGAKTSATIYTVVQSSRENGLRIEPYLNYIFNTLSTIDPRDWSAEIIESLLPHSKDLPLEIYTSKKRS; translated from the coding sequence TTGGGAGAGGCGATTAATTATAATCTCAATCAATTTGAGACTTTTGAGCGTGTCCTTCTAAATGGTCGCCTCGCAATTGACAATAACATTTGCGAAAACTCGATCCGTCCTTTTACGGTGGGCCGGAGTAATTGGTTATTTTCTAATACAACAAGTGGAGCGAAGACAAGTGCAACAATCTACACCGTCGTTCAAAGTTCCAGAGAGAACGGCCTCCGCATAGAACCATACCTAAACTATATCTTTAATACCTTGTCCACCATAGATCCAAGGGATTGGAGTGCTGAAATCATTGAATCACTTCTCCCACACAGCAAAGATCTTCCACTTGAAATTTACACTTCAAAGAAACGTTCCTGA